The following proteins come from a genomic window of Chryseobacterium glaciei:
- a CDS encoding ABC transporter ATP-binding protein: MITVESVSKNFNGKPAVDNISFQVNDKEVLVLLGTSGCGKTTTLKMINRLIESDSGNILIDGKNIRDQKVEELRMGIGFVMQHSGLFPHYTIKQNIAVVPELLKWDKKKTENRTEELLNKLHLSEDILSRFPNELSGGQQQRVGIARALIANSPILLMDEPFGALDNITKADIHSEFKSLEELKNKTIILVTHDVQEAFELGDRVCLMDKGKIIQIGTPKEMLYKSKNDFVTDFFAENRLLLEYKVATLKDVNDFNSEKLFDEFNFSENTSVWDALQKLSSDHKDTMQYEMLIKAFNEYRKLQIV; the protein is encoded by the coding sequence ATGATTACAGTAGAATCAGTTTCAAAGAATTTTAACGGAAAACCCGCAGTTGATAATATTTCTTTTCAAGTCAATGATAAAGAAGTTTTGGTGCTTCTCGGAACCAGCGGTTGTGGCAAAACGACAACGCTAAAAATGATCAATCGTCTCATAGAATCAGATTCCGGAAATATTTTGATTGATGGTAAAAATATCCGCGATCAAAAAGTAGAAGAGTTGAGAATGGGGATCGGTTTTGTCATGCAACATTCCGGATTATTTCCTCATTATACGATAAAACAAAACATTGCTGTCGTTCCCGAGTTATTAAAATGGGATAAAAAAAAGACAGAAAACAGAACCGAAGAATTGTTGAATAAACTTCATCTTTCCGAAGACATTCTTTCACGTTTTCCGAACGAACTAAGTGGTGGTCAACAGCAAAGAGTAGGAATCGCCCGAGCGTTGATCGCCAACTCACCGATTTTGTTGATGGATGAACCTTTCGGAGCATTGGATAATATCACGAAAGCGGATATTCATTCGGAATTTAAATCGTTGGAAGAGCTTAAAAATAAAACCATTATTTTAGTCACACACGATGTACAGGAAGCTTTTGAATTGGGAGATCGAGTATGTTTAATGGATAAAGGAAAGATTATTCAGATTGGAACGCCAAAAGAAATGCTTTACAAGTCTAAAAATGATTTTGTCACGGATTTTTTTGCCGAAAACAGATTATTATTGGAATATAAAGTGGCGACTTTAAAGGATGTTAATGATTTTAATTCAGAAAAATTATTTGATGAATTTAATTTTAGTGAAAATACAAGTGTTTGGGATGCTTTACAAAAATTAAGTTCAGATCATAAAGATACAATGCAGTACGAAATGTTGATCAAAGCATTTAATGAATACAGAAAATTACAGATCGTATGA
- a CDS encoding ABC transporter permease/substrate-binding protein — translation MTQQSLWQFIIEQHEKLLTQITQHLGLTFLSLLLAIVVGVPLGILIARKRKLSSSVLGIAGILQTIPSIALLGFMIPAFGIGATPAIAALLIYALLPIIRNTYTGITEVNPTVIEAAKAMGMNKTQLLFKVEIPLAMPVIIAGIRTAAVINVGVATLASFVAAGGLGEFIFGGISLNNTNMILAGAIPAALLAILLDQAIAVLQKSGYRLFHKLKYIVPAILIIFGAIYLLTSVSENKLKAGFTPEFMGRQDGDLGLRSVYGLNVNPVVVSDAIMYKAAYEKELDLISGYSTDGRIKAFDLYVLNDDKKIFPPYFAAPIIKTKTLEKFPELEKTLNLLSGKFNDSIMTDLNYKSDYLHQTPEKIAKDFLIKNNLYKNSRKGNSGTVRIGSKIFGEQYILTEMYKMLIEGNTNYKVETKTGLGGTKICFDALMNDAIDFYPEYTGTGLLVLLKPTEQTIKKVSQSPDETYNYVNSEFQKQYGIQWLIPLGFNNSYALMMRRKQSKELNIKSISDLKNYIDSK, via the coding sequence ATGACGCAGCAAAGTCTTTGGCAGTTTATTATTGAACAGCACGAAAAATTATTAACCCAGATTACACAACATCTTGGGCTTACTTTTTTGTCATTGCTTTTAGCGATCGTAGTTGGCGTACCTTTAGGAATATTGATTGCCCGAAAAAGAAAACTTTCCAGTTCTGTTCTTGGCATTGCTGGGATTTTGCAGACGATTCCGAGTATTGCTTTATTAGGTTTTATGATTCCTGCTTTTGGAATTGGTGCTACACCTGCCATCGCAGCCTTATTAATTTACGCTCTTTTACCGATCATTCGAAATACGTATACAGGAATTACAGAAGTAAATCCGACCGTTATTGAAGCCGCAAAAGCAATGGGAATGAATAAAACCCAGCTTCTTTTTAAAGTTGAAATTCCTTTGGCGATGCCCGTTATCATTGCAGGAATAAGAACGGCAGCCGTCATTAATGTTGGAGTCGCGACTTTGGCTTCATTTGTTGCCGCAGGCGGATTAGGTGAATTTATTTTTGGCGGAATTTCATTAAATAACACCAACATGATTTTGGCAGGCGCAATTCCGGCAGCGTTATTGGCTATTTTGTTGGATCAGGCGATTGCTGTTTTGCAGAAATCAGGGTATCGATTATTTCATAAACTAAAATATATTGTTCCTGCGATTTTGATTATTTTCGGAGCTATTTATCTTCTTACTTCTGTTTCAGAAAATAAACTAAAAGCTGGTTTTACGCCCGAATTTATGGGAAGACAAGACGGCGATCTCGGTCTGCGTTCTGTGTATGGATTGAATGTAAATCCTGTTGTAGTAAGCGATGCGATCATGTACAAAGCAGCTTATGAAAAGGAATTGGATCTTATCAGTGGATATTCTACAGATGGTAGAATCAAAGCTTTTGATTTATATGTTTTGAATGATGATAAAAAAATATTTCCGCCCTATTTCGCTGCGCCGATTATTAAAACCAAAACATTAGAAAAATTCCCTGAATTAGAAAAAACATTGAATTTATTGTCGGGTAAATTTAATGATTCAATTATGACAGATTTAAATTATAAATCGGATTATCTTCATCAAACACCAGAAAAAATTGCGAAAGACTTTTTAATTAAAAATAATTTATATAAAAATTCGAGGAAGGGAAATTCGGGAACAGTACGAATTGGCTCAAAGATTTTCGGTGAGCAATATATTCTCACGGAAATGTATAAAATGCTGATTGAAGGCAATACCAATTATAAAGTAGAAACAAAAACAGGGTTGGGAGGAACTAAAATCTGTTTTGATGCTTTGATGAACGACGCCATCGATTTTTACCCTGAATATACAGGAACCGGACTTTTAGTATTATTAAAACCAACCGAACAAACGATTAAAAAGGTAAGTCAAAGTCCTGATGAAACTTATAATTATGTCAATTCAGAATTTCAAAAACAATATGGAATTCAGTGGTTGATACCTCTTGGTTTTAATAATTCTTATGCATTAATGATGCGCAGGAAACAATCTAAAGAATTGAATATTAAAAGTATATCTGATCTAAAAAATTATATAGATTCGAAATAA
- a CDS encoding serine hydrolase — protein MKFCFLLIFSVFSSYLSAQKESDIDAIIKREMSERKIPGLQIAVVQNGKIILKKSYGMASIQNNIPVTDATIFPINSCTKVFTGVAVMQLVEEGKIELSAPISKYLTDLPEKWQAVTVEQMMTHISGFPDIVRLFDPLTGAALKPEKQIWEELKALPMDFKTGEQFRYNQTNYYLLGKIIEKVSGQPFDLFFKTKQFQTVGMKNTVFGDSRDLIPHFAPTYGYRSFIDGKKLNKEKLINDYHVFPDYSRTGSGLNTTAEDMAKWIISLQKQELFKSKGTLTKMWSPIKMNDGNPTSWALGWGITKFRAKHKALGMSGGGRSAFLVYPDDNLAVIVFTNLMGSTPEDFLEELAGVYNPDIVKYDPITYLRTNLKKQGFNKAIDVVNSEKKNNPDFNPGESELNDWAYRLMSRPNQLNDAYEIFKLYVYLYPESSNAYDSYGEVLLKMGNKNEARKMYEKSVKLNPDNENGKTILKQLSE, from the coding sequence ATGAAATTTTGTTTTCTATTGATCTTCTCTGTGTTTTCTTCCTATTTATCGGCTCAAAAAGAATCAGATATTGATGCTATCATTAAAAGAGAAATGAGTGAGCGGAAGATTCCGGGATTACAGATTGCAGTGGTTCAAAACGGTAAAATTATTTTGAAAAAATCATACGGAATGGCAAGTATTCAGAATAATATTCCTGTTACTGATGCAACCATTTTTCCAATTAATTCATGTACTAAAGTTTTTACGGGCGTTGCTGTAATGCAATTGGTGGAAGAGGGGAAAATAGAATTATCTGCTCCAATATCAAAGTATTTGACTGATCTTCCTGAAAAATGGCAAGCCGTGACGGTTGAGCAGATGATGACGCATATTTCAGGTTTTCCTGATATCGTAAGATTGTTTGATCCTCTTACCGGAGCAGCGTTGAAGCCGGAAAAACAAATTTGGGAAGAACTTAAAGCGCTTCCAATGGATTTTAAGACCGGAGAACAATTCAGATACAATCAAACCAATTATTATTTATTAGGAAAAATAATTGAGAAAGTAAGCGGACAACCTTTTGATCTGTTTTTTAAAACCAAACAATTTCAAACTGTTGGGATGAAAAATACAGTATTTGGGGACTCAAGAGACCTTATTCCTCATTTTGCGCCAACTTACGGATACAGAAGTTTTATCGATGGAAAAAAATTGAATAAAGAAAAACTGATCAACGATTATCATGTATTTCCTGATTACAGCAGAACAGGATCCGGCCTCAATACAACTGCCGAAGATATGGCAAAATGGATCATTTCTTTACAAAAACAAGAATTGTTTAAAAGTAAAGGAACCTTGACGAAAATGTGGTCGCCCATCAAAATGAACGACGGAAATCCAACATCTTGGGCATTAGGATGGGGAATAACAAAATTCCGAGCAAAGCATAAAGCTTTGGGTATGTCGGGTGGTGGGAGATCTGCGTTTTTAGTTTATCCTGATGATAATTTGGCTGTAATCGTCTTCACAAATTTGATGGGAAGTACTCCCGAAGACTTTCTGGAAGAACTTGCAGGGGTTTATAATCCTGATATTGTTAAATATGATCCTATAACCTATCTTAGAACCAATCTTAAAAAACAAGGTTTCAACAAAGCGATTGATGTCGTAAATTCTGAAAAGAAAAATAATCCTGACTTCAATCCCGGAGAATCTGAACTTAATGATTGGGCTTACCGATTGATGTCCCGACCTAATCAACTTAATGATGCGTATGAGATTTTTAAATTGTACGTTTATTTATATCCTGAAAGCTCAAACGCTTATGACAGCTACGGAGAAGTATTATTAAAAATGGGAAATAAAAATGAAGCCCGTAAAATGTACGAAAAATCAGTAAAGCTGAATCCCGATAACGAAAACGGAAAAACGATCTTGAAACAGTTGAGCGAATAA
- the tnpA gene encoding IS200/IS605 family transposase, with protein MEDEHIFKSHNKTLLVYHLVFPMKYRRKVLNEVSGETLKFICKEISERYEIEFIEIGYESDHVHFLIQSVPSLSLSQIVRTVKSITGRELFRLHPEIKQVLWGGNIWTSGFYANTVGQYGNKEVIQKYIENQGKEKQYTKIYTGQLRLF; from the coding sequence ATGGAAGATGAGCATATTTTCAAGAGCCATAATAAAACTTTGCTTGTGTATCATTTGGTTTTTCCTATGAAATATAGAAGAAAGGTTCTAAATGAAGTTTCTGGAGAAACTTTAAAGTTCATATGCAAAGAAATTTCAGAGCGTTATGAGATTGAATTTATAGAAATTGGTTATGAATCAGATCATGTGCATTTTCTGATACAAAGTGTTCCTTCTTTGTCATTGAGTCAAATTGTTCGAACGGTAAAAAGTATAACAGGTAGGGAGCTATTTCGACTTCATCCTGAAATAAAACAAGTTCTTTGGGGAGGAAATATATGGACAAGTGGATTTTATGCTAATACTGTAGGACAATATGGAAATAAAGAGGTTATTCAGAAGTATATTGAAAACCAAGGTAAAGAAAAACAATACACAAAAATTTATACAGGACAACTCAGGTTATTTTAA